In Xenorhabdus griffiniae, the genomic window ATGAAATTGATAATAAAAACCATATAAATAGTACATGATAAAAATCATGATCGTCAGTTAACACTAAAATAGGAGTGGCTAACAGGCGCATTTGTAATAAAAATGGCATTGCCATAGGAGAAATAATTAAAAGAAAAAATAGCGTGACACTCATACGTTTTTTAAGTATTTCAGATGTGACATCCGAATAATATCGGAGACGAAAAAGTAAAAGTTTAATATAAATTCTCATTTATTTATCCTATATTGGTGCGATTATTTTTCATACTAAAAATAATTAGATATGATGGTAAATTCCCTGCTTTTTATATATATAAGTATGGCTAAAGTTGATGTGGTTTGTTGTTACTGTCACAAAGCAGAGGGAGTTAAAGGGCATGGAAAAAGCAGCAATGGACATCTGTCAAGATTTATTAAGGTACAACATTACATCAGAAAAAATCGTAAGATGATTCTAAATTGCGTCAAATTTTTCTGCCGTTTATTTTTTTAATGAATTTTGTATAAGCCACTGATAGATAGGAAATGCATTTTGTGTTAAAAATGACTCGTTATGAAATTGAATTGAGGCGACATTATTTGACGATAATGCAATAATCTCATTAGAAACAAACCGTTCTAAATGGATAGTTTTGTTATACGTCGTGCTATACCAAAAAGGCTCATCATGCATGGCAGAAAAGCTATTATAGAAAGCAACACAATGTTTTTTTCCTGAATCGATACCTGATATTGACTGCCCTGACGACTTTTGGACAAACGTATAATTGGGATGCCAAGCTCAGCGCAAATGAGTTGATGTCCCAGACACGTGCCAATTAGCGGATGTTGGGAACGCAATTGTTGCGCAATAACTTGTCGAACAATCCGAATTCTTTCGAGTTCTAAGTTTGCAGGGTCACCCGGTCCCGGGCCGATGAACACAATGTTGTTACTGGTCTGTAGCAATTTGCACTGACTGTCATACCAGGGAACAATTATGATAGAGCAACCTGCTCTTCTTAACTGATAGCCGATCATTTCGGTGAAAGTATCTTCCATATCAATCAGGAAGATCTTGCTGTAAGGCAGGATCATCCTGTTTTGTTTCATATTTCCCAGCCAGAATGTGGATACTTTCTCATTGCGTTGTGCCAAAAGTTGGTTTGCTCTGCTATACAACTTTGCGGATATTTCCGTTTTTGGCGAGCCTGCTGATATTATCGCAACATCAAAGAAAGAATGCATCAATCCCTGCAATTTAGCGCGTGTTTCGCAGGCTTCATTATGTGGTACGGAGTCCCTGACGATGGTCGAACCAGCCATCAAGCGGAAATGCCCCTGTGAGCTGATATCCGCAGTACGGATCACGATTGCAGAATCTAGATAACGTTTTTTGCCGTTATTACCAATAATAGCAATAACACCGCTATAATAGCCGCGACCTCGCTGTTCATGGCGTGCAATGACTTTACAGGCATTTTCAATTGGACTACCCGTGACTGCTGGAGCAAACAGCGATTGCTGGACAATTTCCTTCAGCCCCCTGTCAGACTCACCATTAATATAGTATTCTGTATGGGCGATATGGGACATCATCTTGAGTTTTGGACCGGATACTTGGATATCTCGTTGACAAATTCTGCTCATCATTTTGAGTTCTTCATCAACTACCATGAATAACTCGTCGCGCTCTTTTTTATTCTGTAAAAAATTACACAACGCACGCTCTAAATGCTGAGATTTAGGATATCTGAATGTACCACTGATGGGGTTCATCGAAACAGATGGTTGGTTAACCTTAATATGTTGTTCGGGTGTACTGCCAATAAAATAGCGGTTACCAGTATAGAATATCCATGTCCAGTAAGCTCCGTATTCTGACTGTACCAATCGTTTAAATAAACTCAGTGCGTGTCTGATACTAAAACCATCAAGATCAGCTTCTAGACTGCGTGAAATAACGAAATTACTGCCTTCCCCTGCGCTGATTTCTTGATTTATTACGGTGTCAACAATTTCACCGTACGCTTGATCATCGAGATCGAAACAAATATTCTGCGGCTGAATATCGTAACTGACGATAGCTGCCATAAACTGGTTAACAGGGTAATATGCCAGTTTATCAATGTGCATAACAATCACTTGTTCATAGTCGTCAATGCAGGCATAGCTCTTTTCCTTTAATTGATTAAAAGGTAGCAACACCAACTGCGATATCTGATGGGTGTTAGCATCTATCGTCGAGGTATCAAGGGGAAAATCAGAGAAGGAAGGAAATTGCTCAATATTGCCCTCAAGGAATAACACCGAATCAGCCATATCAACTTGAGGACGATAAATACAAGCAAAGGGCCGATCGAGATTAGCGATATAAGCCGGGAGTTCAGCGATACTACAGGCGGCTTGTGCTGTTTTATTGGTAGATAACATCATTATTTCCTTTAATACAGGATGTTATTTCAAAATGTTGATGAGCTGTTGAGTGGATAACACTACGGAACACGTTTCTGCTGCCAGCTCTAGCGCCAAGCGATGTTTTTCAGCAGAAAAATCAGCAACAGCATCGGCTATGAAAAAAGTTTCGATATCATTCGAGTAAGCTTCTTGTGCTGTGCACAAGCAGCCGATGTGAGCATAAACACCGCATATGACGAGCTGATCACGTTTCAGGCTGTGCAACGTAGACAACAGTGAGGAATTGAAAAACGCGCTGTAACGCCACTTGGTTAAAACATGTTCACCTTCTTGGGGGGCTAGTTGTGAGATAATCTGTTTGTGTTCGTGGCTGGCCCGCATACCCGGTCCCCATAGACTTTGCAGCAATCCTCGCTGCTGGGGAGTCATATCTCCCGGCTGAGCAGAATAAAACACGGGGATTTGCAGATGCCGGGCAACTTTCAGCAAATGATGCACATTATCAATAACCTGTGCTACAGGTGACGTATTCTCCGTAAAAAAATTGAGAAAATAATGCTGCATATCATGGATGAGCAATGCTATACGTGTGTAATCAGCCTGCCAGTTTGCAATAGATATCGGTAATAAGTGTTCTATCGGTAATGGATAGGGAGATATTTTTTTCATTCTGCTTTCCTTTTAAAAATTAACAACTTCCTAGAGCCGCGCCGCCATCAACCAGTAATGTTGAAAGTGTGGTTTGGCCTGACTCTTCGCACAAGTAGAAACAGACTGCCGAGGCGATCTCATTCGCCGTTGCGATCTTGTTGAGCGGAATACCAATACGAAATTGTTGCAGATTGCCATTGAGTGTATTTTTCTGATCACATTCGTTCTGCCACATACTCCGCAGCATAGGTGTGTCGGTAGACCCAGGGGCAACAACATTACAGCGGATACCATAAGGTGCAACTTCTAACCCCAGTGCATAAGTAAATGTTTGAGCTGCGGCTTTTGATGCGCAGTATGCCGCCATCATTGTTCGAGGTACACGCGCTGCGTTAGATGCGATGGTCACAATACTGCCTTTTCGCTGTTTCATCATCATATTGGCCGCATAGCGACTAACGTTAAACACACCGGTCGCATTGACTGCAAAAGTTTTTTCCCAATCCTGAAAGGATGTCTCGGTAACAAAAGAATGACATAATACGCCTGCGCTATTGACCAAATAACCCACTGCTCCCAACTGATGACTCAGTGTGGCAAATACTTTTTCAACACATTGATCATTAGCTACATCAACGGGAAAACCCATAATTGGCTGCGTATATTCGCCTTTTAGCTTGGCTACCAGAAATTCCAGCGCTTGTGACTTATTATCCAATAGCGCTAATGAAATGCCTTCTTTTGCCAGTGAACGGGCTATAGCCTCACCAATCCCCCCACAAGCACCAGTAATGACGGCAATATAATGTTTATCAAAGGTCATTTTGTTGTAGCTCCTTACAGTAGTGTAATGAAATAAATAATATAATTGATTAATAACCTTATTTATTAAGAAAATCCAAGATTCATAATAAATTTACTTATCTCGATATTACAGCATTCCCAGCTGTAACTTCGTTTAAATATGTGATTATCATTTTCTAATGTATACAATTTACGTTTAACACTTTCATCGGTGAAAGATTTTGAATGTTCCCAAGGGGTCACCTCATCTTCTTTTGAATGAATTATTAACATGTCTGTATCTATATTTAAAAACAACTTATTTGTTATAATTTCATTCTCTATTAAAGATTTATTTAAAACATTATAGTCATAAACCGGATTAATAAGAATAGTTGGAATAGATGAATTAGTATTATGCAAAAACTTCAGTATAGATAAACTACCTAAACTACCAGAGCAAAGTACAATTTTATTGAAGCCAACTTCATGTAATTCTTTAATCACACCATTAAGATAATCATCTTCATTAATCTCCTTATTAACTCCAAAGTTATTTACATAGCCAAAAGAGCTAGGAGTATTGATTATAACACCTTGATAGATTTTTGATTTATCTTTGGTAAAGAGACGACAAATACATTCTTGAAACATATTTGGCTGCATACCACTCATTGCCAACTTATGGGTTCCGGGGTAATAAATAACAATGATTTTTTCTTTTTTGTAATTTAGATCTAAAACTTCCTTTTTTACAGATAATCAATCTAGTCTAGGTATAAATGGATATTTTGTTTTGTCTTGATATAATATTTTTACATCCATACTAGTACGATTGTACTTCAATATTGATAGTTTGTCTTCCAATACTCCATAAAAAACACAATCACCATTTTTTATAATAGACAATTGATATCCTACATCTTCAAAAATCATTCTTGTGGTTAATTTATCACCATAGCAAGTTACTTCAAAAATTTTTCTGACTGGTTTATCTGTGGTATAATCAATTGCAATGTAATATATTGAAGAGTAACAACTAGATGAAACAAAGTTAATAACTACATGCTGTGGTAGAGATATAGGGGTTATACGTTTATTTACAGAGTTATAATGGCATAAATAAACATTATAATTCCTCTCACAGACAAATAAAATATCGTTATTTTTCCATCTTGATAAATTAATATTTTTTACACTTAAATGAGATACTGCCTTAACACTTACACTTCTAATTGAATTAAAGTCATGTTTATTTAAAACAATAAGATGATTATTAGCTTTACCTATTAAATCTTTTTGTTGTACATATACATATATATATGATTCAGTAGGAACTATACTAAAATCGGTTCTAGAATTACACTTTATCCTCCCTATTTTATATCTGAAACTTTCTTCTCCATCATTCACAATTAAAGTGAAATTATTTTTATCATTCCTAGAGAGTATATAGTTTGTTTTTTCATTTAAAAAAAATGATTTAACATTATTTTTAAATACATAATATTCACTAAAAGAATTTGGCAGGGTTTTAAACAATGCTTCCCCAGATAATATCCACAATGTATTTTTGTAATCAAATTGCATTGACTTTATGTTTTTTAAATTAATTAGTCCATATATTTTGTTATTTTCGAAAGAAAAAACATTAACGTTATTACTTGAACTTAAAGCATAATTCATCTCTGAAAAAGAAATTATATTTTTATAAATAGTTTTTTCTAAATGCAAAAAAATAATTTCCTCTTCAACAATTTTATACCAATAGTGGCATGCATTATTACCATCACTAGCTATCCAAGACACAATTACATTTTCTTTATTATCATTCTGCAATGAGGTGATAAATGGTGTTTCAAAAATGCTTTGTTTTACAACAAATGAAAGACAATTCATTTAATTACCCTTAAATATATTTATGTTAATAACATGAGGATTTAAATATTTTTTAACTTCAAAATCATGGCATGTCATTATAACTAATCCAGACAAGCTGAATTTTTTTATATTTTCGATAAAATATAAAAATGAATCATTATCAAGTCCATTAGTTGGCTCATCAAAGATAAGTATTTTTACATTTGCTATCATGGCAGAAACTAACATGAACTTTTTTGCAGTTCCAAGAGACATATCACGAAAATGAGTATGCATATAATTATGCAAATTAAAACCATCGATTAAATTAAGTTGTTTTTCTATTTCTATCTTTCTTATAGAACAAATAAGATCTAAAAATTCTTTCCCAGTAATGAATTCATATATACAAGGACTATCGGGAGCATAAGCTATAAGTTTTTTTCTACAACAGCCCTCCCCATTTAAAAATATATCTCCATAATCAGGTTTAATAGCACCAGCTATAATTCCTAGCAAAGTCGATTTACCCGAGCCATTTTCTCCTTCTAGACAATAAATACCATCATTAGGAAAAGTAAAGCAAGCATTCTTAATTATAAATCTTCCTGAATATTTCTTACATACACTGGATAATTTAATCATCATGATACCTATTTTTATCTAATTTAAAGTATTAATATTGGTTTTTTATTTTTAAAGCCGGTTATCTTTTTAGTAAAAAAAATAATAAATCCTTACTTCACACAACAGATTAAATTGTATAATCTCAATATGCCTATTTAATTTATTTTTAATTTAATAAAGCTACCGCCTTTGAGTTATTTTCATGTCAGTAACCCATTTATCTTATTAAACTTTTCATTAATTATCACCATAATATATATGGCTAAAAATCAGAACACTTCATTAATACTTTAATGCTGAAATCACTTTTTTTATCGCTCTGAAAATATCTAGTGTATCATCATGATCCCCTAATAAAGCTCGGTGATGTATCCAAACTCCTCTCTTTGAGATATATTCAGTAACTGGACAAAAGTCCATAAAATTTTGCTTATTCCGTGTTGTACAAGGAGGTAGCCAATAATTATCAACATGGTAGATTGCTTTATAAGCACGGAATGCTGGAATTCCCTCAGCGAATAAGCAAGCTACAAAGTAATCACGAACAATATATGCAACCCTTTGATTAAGTGTAAACATAAACATATAATGAGGATGAGATGTTACGATTTTAGTGTCGTATTCTTGAAGAGTAACTTCTGGTAATATTTTTAACAGTTCCTTTAAACTTTCCGCGTTACGCTCTCGAATATGAGTTTGTTCTTTGAGTCTTTTTAGTTGAGTACGCAAAACCGCAGCAGAGAACTCACTTAGTCTAGCATTTGTTGCGATTATAGTATGTTGATATTCTTTGTCTTTTGCATGACGTCCACAATTACTATAAAGGAAAACAAGATCACGTAATTCCTTAGTGGGGCACAAAACGACACCACCTTCCCCTGCTGTCATTAGCTTAAAATTATGGAAACTAAAACATGCCAGTGTTCCCCAATCACCAATCTTTTTCCCTTTTTCTCCACAGGCACCATGCGCATGAGCAGCATCTTGAACAATAAAAATGCCATGTTTATTTGCTATTTTTATTATATTGTTCATATCACATAAATGACCAGCCATATGAACCGGTATGATTGCTTTTGTTCGGGGAGTTATATTTTTTTCAATTAGATTAGGATCTATGCAATAAGTACTCTTTAAAACATCTATAGCTATTGGTATTGCACCAACTCGTTGAACTGCCATACTAGTAGAAATAAATGTAAAAGCTGGAACTATAACCTCATCTCCAGGTTTTATACCAGAAGCTAATAATGCCAATTCTAATGCCACAGTTCCACTAGTGACAGTGACAGCATAACCATTATGGTATTGTCCGAATTCTTGTTCAAAAAAATTATTTTCTTCCCCTTGATTTCTCCACCAATGCCCTTGGTGCAAGCTTCTCAATAATGCTTTCTCTTCGCTTTCATCATAATAAGGCCATTTAGGAAAATTAGCGAGACGAATAGCACTACCACCATTGATTGCTAATTTCATATCAATCACCTATTTAATTTTAATAAATTATAAAACTATACATGTGAGATTTTATTTTTACGCCAATTCTAGATACAATATAAAAAATCACACTCATTTATATCCAAACTTACATGGACAGGTGAGACGACAATATGCAGGAGAAGTAAACAATATTTCTCTAGCACGGTGTAGACTCTCTAAAATATCATTAATGTCGAAGTTGGAATCTCTTTCCAAGACAATACCATGAGGTACAATTCTAGAGCATAGATATTCAAGTAACTCCCATACTGGAGTTCCTATTGTATGCCCATGACTATCTATTAATAACTCATCATGGACATATCCTCCAGCTATATGAACTTCTATTATTGAATTCAAATTTATTTTTTCCAA contains:
- a CDS encoding chorismate-binding protein; this translates as MMLSTNKTAQAACSIAELPAYIANLDRPFACIYRPQVDMADSVLFLEGNIEQFPSFSDFPLDTSTIDANTHQISQLVLLPFNQLKEKSYACIDDYEQVIVMHIDKLAYYPVNQFMAAIVSYDIQPQNICFDLDDQAYGEIVDTVINQEISAGEGSNFVISRSLEADLDGFSIRHALSLFKRLVQSEYGAYWTWIFYTGNRYFIGSTPEQHIKVNQPSVSMNPISGTFRYPKSQHLERALCNFLQNKKERDELFMVVDEELKMMSRICQRDIQVSGPKLKMMSHIAHTEYYINGESDRGLKEIVQQSLFAPAVTGSPIENACKVIARHEQRGRGYYSGVIAIIGNNGKKRYLDSAIVIRTADISSQGHFRLMAGSTIVRDSVPHNEACETRAKLQGLMHSFFDVAIISAGSPKTEISAKLYSRANQLLAQRNEKVSTFWLGNMKQNRMILPYSKIFLIDMEDTFTEMIGYQLRRAGCSIIIVPWYDSQCKLLQTSNNIVFIGPGPGDPANLELERIRIVRQVIAQQLRSQHPLIGTCLGHQLICAELGIPIIRLSKSRQGSQYQVSIQEKNIVLLSIIAFLPCMMSLFGIARRITKLSI
- a CDS encoding isochorismatase family protein, which codes for MKKISPYPLPIEHLLPISIANWQADYTRIALLIHDMQHYFLNFFTENTSPVAQVIDNVHHLLKVARHLQIPVFYSAQPGDMTPQQRGLLQSLWGPGMRASHEHKQIISQLAPQEGEHVLTKWRYSAFFNSSLLSTLHSLKRDQLVICGVYAHIGCLCTAQEAYSNDIETFFIADAVADFSAEKHRLALELAAETCSVVLSTQQLINILK
- a CDS encoding SDR family NAD(P)-dependent oxidoreductase, coding for MTFDKHYIAVITGACGGIGEAIARSLAKEGISLALLDNKSQALEFLVAKLKGEYTQPIMGFPVDVANDQCVEKVFATLSHQLGAVGYLVNSAGVLCHSFVTETSFQDWEKTFAVNATGVFNVSRYAANMMMKQRKGSIVTIASNAARVPRTMMAAYCASKAAAQTFTYALGLEVAPYGIRCNVVAPGSTDTPMLRSMWQNECDQKNTLNGNLQQFRIGIPLNKIATANEIASAVCFYLCEESGQTTLSTLLVDGGAALGSC
- a CDS encoding ABC transporter ATP-binding protein; translation: MMIKLSSVCKKYSGRFIIKNACFTFPNDGIYCLEGENGSGKSTLLGIIAGAIKPDYGDIFLNGEGCCRKKLIAYAPDSPCIYEFITGKEFLDLICSIRKIEIEKQLNLIDGFNLHNYMHTHFRDMSLGTAKKFMLVSAMIANVKILIFDEPTNGLDNDSFLYFIENIKKFSLSGLVIMTCHDFEVKKYLNPHVININIFKGN
- a CDS encoding DegT/DnrJ/EryC1/StrS family aminotransferase translates to MKLAINGGSAIRLANFPKWPYYDESEEKALLRSLHQGHWWRNQGEENNFFEQEFGQYHNGYAVTVTSGTVALELALLASGIKPGDEVIVPAFTFISTSMAVQRVGAIPIAIDVLKSTYCIDPNLIEKNITPRTKAIIPVHMAGHLCDMNNIIKIANKHGIFIVQDAAHAHGACGEKGKKIGDWGTLACFSFHNFKLMTAGEGGVVLCPTKELRDLVFLYSNCGRHAKDKEYQHTIIATNARLSEFSAAVLRTQLKRLKEQTHIRERNAESLKELLKILPEVTLQEYDTKIVTSHPHYMFMFTLNQRVAYIVRDYFVACLFAEGIPAFRAYKAIYHVDNYWLPPCTTRNKQNFMDFCPVTEYISKRGVWIHHRALLGDHDDTLDIFRAIKKVISALKY